In a genomic window of Microcoleus sp. AS-A8:
- a CDS encoding photosystem II protein D2: KNILLNEGLRAWMAPQDQPHEHFEFPEEVLPRGNAL; the protein is encoded by the coding sequence CCAAGAACATTCTGTTGAACGAAGGTCTACGGGCTTGGATGGCTCCTCAAGACCAACCCCACGAGCACTTTGAGTTCCCTGAGGAAGTTCTACCTCGCGGTAACGCTCTGTAA